One genomic window of Enoplosus armatus isolate fEnoArm2 chromosome 19, fEnoArm2.hap1, whole genome shotgun sequence includes the following:
- the hsdl1 gene encoding inactive hydroxysteroid dehydrogenase-like protein 1 isoform X2, whose translation MAAVDSFQFLFREISRSCSFYYETLALVGALYTASRAVILLRDCCTLVRVHFLPRMIPSKKLSRRFGDWAVIYGASEPVAQAYAEELARHGISIIFVTQDHTSVRDTAASLSQSYGVETVVVLADFSLDPAASKPVKEAVRGKDIGFLVNCVEESLASPRSLIEMPEQGLLDSVNKNVAVATLMARLVLPGMVERSRGAVVNISSGACCKPLPGRVTLTASTGYLDHFSRALHLEYSAKGIFVQSLIPFQVDPPDMNKEGLFAPKPEVYARHAISTLGVSNRTTGYWPHTLQYGLMRCIPVWIWVLGSRVLIGSS comes from the exons ATGGCGGCAGTTGACAGCtttcagtttttgttcagaGAAATTTCTCGGTCGTGCAGTTTTTACTATGAGACCCTGGCGCTGGTCGGTGCTCTGTACACGGCCAGCAGGGCAGTGATCCTGCTGAGAGACTGCTGCACGTTGGTCAGGGTGCATTTCCTGCCGAGGATGATCCCGAGTAAGAAGCTGAGCCGAAGGTTTGGTGACTGGGCTGTCATTTATG GTGCATCAGAGCCTGTGGCCCAAGCCTACGCAGAGGAGCTGGCCAGGCACGGGATCAGCATTATCTTTGTCACTCAGGACCACACCTCTGTTAGAGACACCGCTGCGTCCCTCTCCCAAAGCTACGGCGTGGAAACTGTCGTCGTCCTAGCCGACTTCTCTCTGGACCCGGCAGCCAGCAAGCCCGTCAAAGAAGCCGTGAGGGGTAAAGACATCGGCTTCCTGGTGAACTGTGTGGAAGAGTCCCTGGCTTCCCCTCGGAGCCTGATTGAAATGCCCGAGCAGGGCCTGTTGGATTCGGTCAATAAGAACGTTGCGGTCGCTACGCTGATGGCCCGGTTGGTGCTGCCCGGGATGGTGGAGCGCAGCAGAGGAGCTGTGGTCAATATATCATCGGGCGCTTGCTGCAAACCTCTTCCTGGAAGAGTGACACTCACCGCCTCCACT GGTTACCTGGATCATTTCTCAAGAGCTCTTCACCTTGAGTACAGCGCCAAAGGGATCTTTGTCCAAAGTCTGATTCCTTTCCAGGTAGACCCTCCTGACATGAATAA AGAGGGCCTGTTTGCACCAAAGCCAGAGGTTTATGCCCGCCACGCCATCTCCACCCTGGGCGTCTCCAATAGGACCACCGGCTACTGGCCTCATACACTGCAG TATGGACTCATGAGATGTATTCCAGTGTGGATTTGGGTTCTCGGATCACGTGTGCTCATCGGTTCAAGCTAA
- the hsdl1 gene encoding inactive hydroxysteroid dehydrogenase-like protein 1 isoform X1: MAAVDSFQFLFREISRSCSFYYETLALVGALYTASRAVILLRDCCTLVRVHFLPRMIPSKKLSRRFGDWAVIYGASEPVAQAYAEELARHGISIIFVTQDHTSVRDTAASLSQSYGVETVVVLADFSLDPAASKPVKEAVRGKDIGFLVNCVEESLASPRSLIEMPEQGLLDSVNKNVAVATLMARLVLPGMVERSRGAVVNISSGACCKPLPGRVTLTASTGYLDHFSRALHLEYSAKGIFVQSLIPFQIASSRGQPPSSREGLFAPKPEVYARHAISTLGVSNRTTGYWPHTLQYGLMRCIPVWIWVLGSRVLIGSS, translated from the exons ATGGCGGCAGTTGACAGCtttcagtttttgttcagaGAAATTTCTCGGTCGTGCAGTTTTTACTATGAGACCCTGGCGCTGGTCGGTGCTCTGTACACGGCCAGCAGGGCAGTGATCCTGCTGAGAGACTGCTGCACGTTGGTCAGGGTGCATTTCCTGCCGAGGATGATCCCGAGTAAGAAGCTGAGCCGAAGGTTTGGTGACTGGGCTGTCATTTATG GTGCATCAGAGCCTGTGGCCCAAGCCTACGCAGAGGAGCTGGCCAGGCACGGGATCAGCATTATCTTTGTCACTCAGGACCACACCTCTGTTAGAGACACCGCTGCGTCCCTCTCCCAAAGCTACGGCGTGGAAACTGTCGTCGTCCTAGCCGACTTCTCTCTGGACCCGGCAGCCAGCAAGCCCGTCAAAGAAGCCGTGAGGGGTAAAGACATCGGCTTCCTGGTGAACTGTGTGGAAGAGTCCCTGGCTTCCCCTCGGAGCCTGATTGAAATGCCCGAGCAGGGCCTGTTGGATTCGGTCAATAAGAACGTTGCGGTCGCTACGCTGATGGCCCGGTTGGTGCTGCCCGGGATGGTGGAGCGCAGCAGAGGAGCTGTGGTCAATATATCATCGGGCGCTTGCTGCAAACCTCTTCCTGGAAGAGTGACACTCACCGCCTCCACT GGTTACCTGGATCATTTCTCAAGAGCTCTTCACCTTGAGTACAGCGCCAAAGGGATCTTTGTCCAAAGTCTGATTCCTTTCCAG ATAGCCTCAAGTCGGGGACAGCCGCCATCATCAAGAGAGGGCCTGTTTGCACCAAAGCCAGAGGTTTATGCCCGCCACGCCATCTCCACCCTGGGCGTCTCCAATAGGACCACCGGCTACTGGCCTCATACACTGCAG TATGGACTCATGAGATGTATTCCAGTGTGGATTTGGGTTCTCGGATCACGTGTGCTCATCGGTTCAAGCTAA